One genomic region from Streptomyces sp. NBC_00457 encodes:
- a CDS encoding NADH-quinone oxidoreductase subunit C, with protein sequence MTGAVGWLPAPAEELFGAEATAEESYEVLTVDVPASAWTTALRTARDELGCTYFDWLSAVDEPGTGFRIAAHVAALSPVRRLLLRTTVPHEAPALPTAIDVYAGAAWHERETHEMFGVHFEGHPALDHLLLPETFEGHPLRKDFVLASRVVKAWPGAKEPGESEHGGPKRRQMLPPGVPDPNEWGPQKGQLPPAPARPARGAAARGTGERPARAARAGAGGSAGAGDRPVRRSRTASEGSASQTATPDSGTGSGEGAPSAPSATSAAPARPRRARSVGEGSASQRTEAATPEGAAPEDASDSASATGTPPEAPRSADAPWHHARPAFNEPEPEGAEPPGKTAPKSEDENADATPETPRPEPSTSESPTPEDPAGGPQ encoded by the coding sequence ATGACCGGTGCCGTCGGCTGGCTGCCCGCCCCCGCGGAGGAACTCTTCGGCGCGGAGGCCACGGCCGAGGAGTCGTACGAGGTCCTGACGGTCGACGTACCGGCGTCGGCCTGGACCACGGCACTCCGGACCGCCCGCGACGAACTGGGCTGCACCTACTTCGACTGGCTCAGCGCGGTCGACGAACCCGGCACGGGCTTTCGCATCGCGGCCCATGTCGCCGCCCTCTCGCCGGTACGACGCCTGCTGCTCCGTACGACGGTCCCGCACGAGGCCCCTGCCCTGCCCACCGCCATCGACGTGTACGCGGGCGCGGCCTGGCACGAACGCGAGACCCACGAAATGTTCGGCGTCCACTTCGAGGGCCACCCGGCGCTGGACCACCTCCTCCTGCCCGAGACCTTCGAGGGCCACCCCCTCCGCAAGGACTTCGTCCTCGCCTCCCGCGTGGTCAAGGCATGGCCGGGCGCGAAGGAACCGGGCGAGTCCGAGCACGGCGGCCCCAAGCGCCGCCAGATGCTCCCCCCGGGCGTCCCCGACCCCAACGAATGGGGCCCCCAGAAGGGCCAACTCCCGCCCGCCCCGGCCCGCCCCGCACGCGGCGCGGCAGCACGCGGCACGGGCGAACGTCCTGCACGGGCAGCACGTGCGGGTGCGGGTGGGAGCGCGGGCGCGGGCGACCGTCCGGTACGTCGTAGCCGTACGGCGTCGGAGGGCTCGGCGAGTCAGACGGCGACGCCGGACAGCGGCACAGGCTCGGGGGAGGGAGCGCCTTCGGCTCCGTCGGCTACTTCGGCTGCCCCGGCCCGGCCGCGTCGCGCGCGGAGCGTGGGCGAGGGTTCGGCCTCGCAGCGGACGGAGGCAGCGACGCCGGAGGGTGCGGCGCCAGAGGACGCGTCGGACTCCGCCTCCGCCACCGGCACGCCGCCCGAGGCGCCCCGGAGCGCGGACGCCCCCTGGCACCACGCCCGCCCCGCGTTCAACGAACCCGAGCCGGAGGGGGCCGAGCCGCCCGGGAAGACCGCCCCGAAGTCCGAGGACGAGAACGCGGACGCCACCCCGGAAACCCCGCGCCCCGAACCCTCAACTTCCGAGTCCCCGACCCCCGAAGACCCCGCAGGAGGCCCGCAGTGA
- a CDS encoding NADH-quinone oxidoreductase subunit 5 family protein: protein MTTTTLAVLVPLLPFLGAAAGLLLGRSAPGFVRPLAVLPVLTSLVVAVLVAVRQGGDEAVTAATELTPTGSIPIELALHIDGFAALVAVLVAFVASCVQIYSMGYLRDDPRYPSYAALVSLFTSAMLLVVYSGDLMVLLVGWEIMGICSYFLVGHYWETPEARAASLKAFLVTKLGDVPFLIGLFALATDAGSFRITKILGAVSTGALDHPTLIALLLLAGVAGKSAQFPLHTWLPDAMAGPTPVSALIHAATMVAAGVYFIARLLPVFEASQAAMVVLAVMAAVTMAGSALAALAQDDIKRVLAYSTIGQLGYMTGALAVGDRGAAVFHLLTHGAFKALLFLAAGVIIHAAGTNSLAAMSRMRDLRDRVPDAYWTMTVALLALAAIPPFSGFFSKESVLGAAEHITTGHAEGVPLAAGWIILVAGLLTALLTAAYAMRLWLLAFRGRGAEAPDHGRQPLTMTVVLWVLAAPSLAIGGLAYQSLPGWFDGDDLTPTLATSILGTGLAVVGGLVTYGAWQRTTALAARTPIGAVAAHPEGDAGLVEAEAIASHAPAYGDVAYAPDPADPGRLLLGPLHRHAAVGFHLDAVYSALFVRPVRAGATLVRFLDREVVETYVRGAGTLPRWLGAAVRRAQTGNVQTYVSALLAGTVVLAVAAVLVATGA from the coding sequence GTGACCACGACCACCCTCGCCGTCCTCGTCCCCCTCCTCCCGTTCCTGGGCGCGGCCGCCGGCCTGCTCCTGGGCCGTAGCGCTCCCGGCTTCGTCCGCCCGCTCGCCGTCCTGCCCGTCCTCACCTCCCTCGTTGTGGCTGTGCTGGTCGCCGTGCGCCAGGGCGGTGACGAGGCCGTGACCGCGGCCACCGAACTGACCCCCACGGGCTCGATCCCGATCGAACTCGCCCTGCACATCGACGGCTTCGCCGCCCTCGTCGCCGTACTGGTCGCCTTCGTCGCCTCCTGCGTGCAGATCTACTCGATGGGCTACCTGCGCGACGACCCGCGCTACCCCTCGTACGCCGCCCTCGTCTCCCTCTTCACCTCCGCGATGCTCCTCGTCGTCTACTCCGGCGACCTGATGGTGCTGCTGGTCGGCTGGGAGATCATGGGCATCTGCTCCTACTTCCTGGTCGGTCACTACTGGGAGACCCCGGAGGCCCGCGCCGCCTCCCTCAAGGCATTCCTGGTGACCAAGCTCGGTGACGTCCCCTTCCTGATCGGCCTGTTCGCGCTGGCCACCGACGCCGGGTCCTTCCGGATCACCAAGATCCTCGGTGCCGTGTCGACCGGCGCGCTCGACCATCCGACCCTGATCGCCCTGCTGCTCCTCGCCGGCGTGGCGGGCAAGTCGGCGCAGTTCCCGCTGCACACCTGGCTCCCCGACGCGATGGCCGGCCCGACGCCCGTCTCCGCGCTGATCCACGCCGCGACGATGGTCGCCGCCGGTGTCTACTTCATCGCCCGTCTCCTCCCTGTCTTCGAGGCCTCGCAGGCCGCGATGGTCGTCCTCGCCGTCATGGCCGCCGTCACGATGGCCGGCTCGGCGCTGGCCGCGCTCGCCCAGGACGACATCAAGCGCGTCCTCGCCTACTCGACGATCGGCCAGCTCGGCTACATGACCGGCGCCCTCGCTGTCGGCGACCGCGGAGCCGCCGTCTTTCACCTCCTCACGCACGGCGCCTTCAAGGCGCTGCTGTTCCTCGCGGCCGGCGTGATCATCCACGCTGCCGGCACCAACTCGCTGGCCGCCATGTCCCGGATGCGCGACCTGCGCGACCGCGTCCCGGACGCCTACTGGACGATGACCGTGGCCCTCCTCGCGCTCGCCGCGATCCCGCCCTTCAGCGGCTTCTTCTCCAAGGAGTCCGTCCTCGGCGCCGCTGAGCACATCACCACCGGCCACGCCGAAGGCGTCCCCCTCGCCGCGGGCTGGATCATCCTCGTCGCCGGCCTGCTCACAGCCCTGCTCACCGCCGCCTACGCGATGCGCCTGTGGCTGCTCGCCTTCCGCGGCCGGGGAGCCGAGGCCCCGGACCACGGCAGGCAGCCCCTCACCATGACCGTGGTGCTCTGGGTGCTCGCCGCGCCGTCACTCGCCATCGGCGGGCTGGCCTACCAGTCGCTGCCCGGCTGGTTCGACGGCGACGATCTGACCCCGACCCTCGCCACGTCCATCCTCGGCACGGGCCTCGCCGTGGTCGGCGGACTCGTCACCTACGGGGCCTGGCAGCGCACCACCGCACTGGCGGCCCGCACACCGATCGGCGCGGTCGCGGCCCACCCCGAAGGCGACGCCGGACTGGTCGAGGCCGAGGCCATCGCAAGCCACGCGCCTGCCTACGGAGATGTGGCCTACGCGCCCGACCCGGCCGACCCGGGCCGCCTCCTGCTCGGCCCGCTCCACCGGCACGCGGCTGTCGGCTTCCACCTCGACGCCGTGTACTCGGCACTCTTCGTCCGCCCGGTCCGGGCCGGAGCCACCCTCGTCCGGTTCCTGGACCGCGAGGTCGTCGAGACCTACGTACGCGGCGCGGGCACCCTGCCGCGCTGGCTCGGTGCCGCCGTACGACGCGCACAGACCGGCAATGTGCAGACCTATGTGAGCGCGCTGCTCGCCGGCACCGTCGTCCTCGCGGTCGCCGCCGTCCTCGTCGCCACCGGAGCGTGA
- a CDS encoding complex I subunit 4 family protein yields the protein MIDINESVMQFLLAFVVVGPLLGAAAALLPAPPGLKGKSPEQAVLRHGVTVTGAVLIAAIVLTLGFDHDQPSKMQASTDISWIPALDVRIHLGIDGISLPLLVLTALLTFLCALYSYFKMPAGPTPKAFVALLLVLESGTLATFAVLDLLLFFLAFEMVLIPMYFLIARWGGEGRTQAAWRFILYTLLGSVVMLLGLLLIGINAGTFDMVALATDNGRSLTTSVQVIAVLSIGIGLAVKTPMWPLHSWLPDAHTAAPTVGSVLLAGVLLKMGTYGFVRILLPITPDGFRTFAPYLAAFAVVGIIYGSLACLALAKQGAKGDLKRLIAYSSVGHMGFVLLGIATMTPTGVNGALFANIAHGLITGLLFFLVGALKDRTGTTDLDTLADKTGAALYAKTPRLGGLLAFAAVASLGLPGLAGFWGEMLALFGAFDPADELSRPAFLTFMSIAAFGTLLTAAYLLVVVRRVCMGVVPHEAPKLADVQSYEFAAWTPLVALTVIAGLWPKALLGLTDPAVQQLLAGGTR from the coding sequence GTGATCGATATCAACGAGTCCGTGATGCAGTTCCTTCTGGCATTCGTCGTCGTCGGCCCGCTCCTCGGCGCGGCCGCCGCTCTCCTGCCGGCTCCGCCCGGGCTGAAGGGGAAGTCACCCGAGCAGGCCGTGCTGCGGCACGGCGTCACCGTGACCGGCGCGGTCCTCATCGCCGCGATCGTCCTCACGCTGGGCTTCGACCACGACCAGCCGTCGAAGATGCAGGCCAGCACGGACATCAGCTGGATCCCCGCACTCGACGTACGGATCCACCTCGGCATCGACGGCATTTCCCTCCCCCTTCTGGTCCTGACCGCGCTGCTGACCTTCCTCTGCGCGCTCTACTCCTACTTCAAGATGCCTGCGGGCCCGACCCCGAAGGCCTTCGTCGCACTGCTGCTCGTCCTCGAGTCCGGCACCCTCGCGACCTTCGCCGTCCTCGATCTGCTGCTGTTCTTCCTCGCGTTCGAGATGGTGCTCATCCCGATGTACTTCCTCATCGCCCGCTGGGGCGGCGAGGGCCGGACCCAGGCGGCCTGGCGGTTCATCCTCTACACGCTGCTCGGATCCGTGGTCATGCTGCTCGGCCTGCTGCTGATCGGAATCAACGCGGGCACATTCGACATGGTGGCACTCGCCACTGACAACGGCCGGTCGCTGACCACATCCGTGCAGGTCATCGCCGTTTTGTCGATCGGTATCGGGCTCGCGGTCAAGACGCCGATGTGGCCGCTGCACAGCTGGCTGCCGGACGCCCACACCGCAGCGCCGACCGTGGGTTCGGTCCTGCTGGCAGGCGTCCTGCTGAAGATGGGTACGTACGGGTTCGTCCGAATTCTGCTGCCCATCACGCCCGACGGCTTCCGCACCTTCGCGCCGTATCTCGCCGCGTTCGCCGTCGTCGGGATCATCTACGGATCGCTGGCCTGCCTCGCCCTCGCCAAGCAGGGCGCGAAAGGCGATCTGAAGCGCCTCATCGCCTACTCCTCCGTCGGCCACATGGGCTTCGTCCTGCTCGGCATCGCTACGATGACCCCGACCGGCGTGAACGGCGCACTGTTCGCCAACATCGCCCACGGCCTCATCACCGGCCTCCTCTTCTTCCTGGTCGGCGCGCTGAAGGACCGCACGGGCACGACCGACCTCGACACCCTCGCCGACAAGACCGGCGCCGCGCTCTACGCCAAGACACCCCGCCTCGGCGGTCTGCTCGCCTTCGCCGCGGTCGCCTCGCTCGGGCTGCCGGGCCTCGCCGGATTCTGGGGCGAGATGCTGGCGCTGTTCGGCGCGTTCGACCCCGCCGACGAACTCAGCCGCCCGGCGTTCCTGACCTTCATGTCGATCGCCGCGTTCGGCACCCTGCTGACGGCCGCGTACCTGCTCGTCGTGGTCCGCCGCGTCTGCATGGGCGTCGTCCCGCACGAGGCACCGAAGCTCGCCGACGTCCAGAGCTACGAGTTCGCGGCCTGGACCCCGCTCGTCGCCCTCACCGTCATCGCCGGGCTGTGGCCGAAGGCCCTCCTCGGTCTGACCGACCCGGCCGTGCAGCAGCTCCTCGCAGGAGGCACCCGATGA
- a CDS encoding complex I subunit 1/NuoH family protein: MNDVLDVTLRLLIVFVVFLTFPLIIGQTEHKVMAHMQGRLGPMYAGGFHGWAQLVADGVKFAQKEDVVPADADRRVFQLAPAVALLPYLLVLLAIPIGPGEGAVGEVIDAGIFFVLAVMGVGVLGSLMAGWASANKFSLLGGLRTAAQLLAYELPMLLTAASVAMAAGTVSLPGILDAFEWWWLPWQIVGAIVFFVAGLAELQRPPFDMPVADSEIIFGAYTEYTGLRFALFLLAEYAGIVVLCGLTTVLFLGGWHGPWGADGLGWVWTLLKTAVLAFIVIWLRVTYPRLREDQLQKLAWTLLVPLSLAQIALTGIVKVVIQ, encoded by the coding sequence GTGAACGACGTGCTCGACGTCACCCTGCGACTCCTGATCGTCTTCGTCGTCTTCCTCACCTTCCCTCTGATCATCGGTCAGACGGAGCACAAGGTCATGGCCCATATGCAGGGCCGCCTCGGCCCCATGTACGCCGGTGGCTTCCACGGCTGGGCCCAACTCGTCGCGGACGGCGTGAAGTTCGCGCAGAAGGAAGATGTGGTCCCGGCGGACGCGGACCGCCGTGTCTTCCAGCTCGCCCCTGCCGTAGCGCTCCTCCCGTACCTCCTGGTCCTCCTCGCCATCCCCATCGGCCCGGGCGAGGGCGCGGTCGGCGAGGTCATCGACGCGGGCATCTTCTTCGTCCTCGCGGTGATGGGCGTAGGCGTCCTCGGCTCGCTCATGGCCGGCTGGGCATCCGCCAACAAGTTCTCCCTCCTCGGCGGCCTGCGCACCGCCGCCCAACTCCTCGCCTACGAACTCCCGATGCTGCTCACCGCCGCCTCCGTGGCGATGGCAGCCGGCACGGTCTCCCTCCCCGGCATCCTCGACGCCTTCGAGTGGTGGTGGCTGCCCTGGCAGATCGTCGGCGCGATCGTCTTCTTCGTGGCGGGGCTGGCCGAACTGCAGCGTCCCCCGTTCGACATGCCGGTTGCCGACTCGGAGATCATCTTCGGCGCCTACACCGAGTACACCGGCCTCCGCTTCGCCCTGTTCCTCCTCGCCGAGTACGCCGGAATCGTCGTCCTGTGCGGCCTCACCACCGTCCTCTTCCTGGGCGGCTGGCACGGCCCCTGGGGCGCCGACGGCCTCGGCTGGGTCTGGACCCTGCTGAAGACGGCCGTCCTCGCCTTCATCGTGATCTGGCTCCGCGTGACCTACCCCCGCCTGCGCGAGGACCAGCTCCAGAAGCTCGCCTGGACCCTCCTCGTCCCCCTCTCCCTCGCCCAGATCGCCCTCACCGGCATCGTGAAGGTGGTGATCCAGTAA
- a CDS encoding NuoI/complex I 23 kDa subunit family protein, which yields MAPIPGSGLAKGLAVTLRTMTRKSVTDQYPDAQPDLPPRTRGVIGLFEENCTVCMLCARECPDWCIYIDSHKETVPPAAPGGRERSRNVLDRFAIDFALCMYCGICIEVCPFDALFWSPEFEYAETDIRELTHERDKLREWMWTVPAPPALDPAAEEPKEIAAARKTADKLAAAQAEPPPPPEGQPGTAPSGPTLPPKPEGQPGTAQPSGPTSTPTPESGPGTTPQAKPSDPQAKPSDSQAKPSDPQGGES from the coding sequence ATGGCCCCCATTCCCGGGTCCGGCCTCGCCAAGGGCCTGGCCGTCACCCTCCGCACGATGACCAGGAAGTCCGTCACCGACCAGTACCCGGACGCCCAGCCCGACCTGCCGCCCCGCACCCGCGGTGTCATCGGCCTGTTCGAGGAGAACTGCACGGTCTGCATGCTGTGCGCCCGCGAGTGCCCGGACTGGTGCATCTACATCGACTCCCACAAGGAGACGGTCCCGCCCGCGGCCCCCGGCGGTCGCGAACGCAGCCGCAACGTCCTGGACCGCTTCGCCATCGACTTCGCCCTGTGCATGTACTGCGGTATCTGCATCGAGGTCTGTCCTTTCGACGCCCTGTTCTGGTCCCCGGAGTTCGAGTACGCCGAGACCGACATCCGCGAACTCACCCACGAACGCGACAAGCTCCGCGAGTGGATGTGGACGGTCCCCGCCCCACCCGCCCTCGACCCCGCCGCGGAAGAACCCAAGGAAATCGCCGCAGCCCGCAAAACCGCCGACAAACTGGCAGCCGCACAGGCCGAACCACCCCCTCCGCCCGAGGGCCAGCCCGGCACCGCGCCATCCGGGCCCACACTGCCCCCCAAGCCTGAGGGCCAGCCCGGCACCGCCCAACCGTCCGGGCCCACATCGACCCCCACACCCGAGAGCGGGCCCGGCACCACCCCACAGGCGAAGCCGTCCGATCCGCAGGCCAAGCCCTCCGATTCCCAGGCCAAGCCCTCCGACCCGCAGGGAGGCGAGTCGTGA
- a CDS encoding NADH-quinone oxidoreductase subunit J family protein, which yields MILASAAASAHTTTTVAADTHGFLSPTGVEIAFLLVGLVTFGAALVTVTTRQLVHAALWLVVTLGGLAVEYLLLTAEFIAWVQVLIYVGSVVVLLLFGLMLTRAPIGRSPDADSGNRWAALTVAVAAAAALVWVVVDAFRTTWIELDGPAAGSTEATGASLFQNWVLPFEALSVLLLAALVGAIVLSRKTKADAATGPNTPSGKGTDRAKGDRAKGADPGKGSDNGTGARSGTGAGRADGSDEEGVR from the coding sequence GTGATCCTCGCCTCGGCCGCCGCGTCGGCGCACACCACGACCACCGTCGCCGCCGACACGCACGGCTTTCTCTCCCCGACCGGCGTCGAGATCGCCTTCCTCCTCGTCGGCCTGGTCACCTTCGGCGCCGCCCTGGTCACCGTCACCACCCGGCAGCTGGTGCACGCCGCCCTGTGGCTGGTGGTGACCCTCGGCGGCCTCGCCGTGGAATACCTCCTGCTCACCGCCGAGTTCATCGCCTGGGTCCAGGTCCTCATCTACGTCGGTTCCGTCGTCGTCCTCCTTCTGTTCGGTCTGATGCTCACCAGGGCCCCCATCGGCCGCTCCCCGGACGCCGACTCCGGCAACCGCTGGGCCGCCCTCACCGTCGCCGTCGCCGCGGCCGCCGCCCTGGTCTGGGTCGTCGTCGACGCCTTCCGCACGACCTGGATCGAGCTGGACGGCCCGGCCGCCGGCTCCACCGAGGCCACCGGAGCGAGCCTCTTCCAGAACTGGGTCCTCCCCTTCGAGGCCCTCTCCGTCCTCCTCCTCGCCGCCCTGGTCGGCGCGATCGTCCTCTCCCGCAAGACAAAGGCGGACGCGGCCACCGGCCCGAACACCCCGAGCGGCAAGGGAACCGACCGAGCCAAGGGCGACCGAGCCAAGGGAGCCGACCCAGGCAAGGGGTCCGACAACGGCACGGGAGCCCGCAGCGGCACGGGAGCCGGCCGCGCAGACGGCTCCGACGAGGAAGGTGTCCGCTGA
- a CDS encoding NADH-quinone oxidoreductase subunit N gives MSALAQPLAESLVQSVDWLAIAPPTVTAVVGLVVLVADLFLAETRKTLLGWVSVAGLAASAALLLPLLDGDRSTFCLTGAPDICSYTADRFTLVIQFLVLGGALLAALLSVTALKDANKGLPEGEFWFLLLSSAAGAALLPASRDLATLIVALEVASLPAFALVGLRHGDRKSSEAALKFFLSSVTATAVSLMGISFVYASTGTLYLTQIADRIQDVDGQLVTLTQTGVVLTLVGFAFKTAAVPFHFWVPDTYIGAPLPVAAYLSVVGKAVGFSGLILVTVIALPSYADVWGPALAALAALTMTVGNVGALRQQATRAYSAVRLLAWSSVGQAGYLLVPIAAAAYSDDAEKSIGSTVAYALMYAAVNLGAFAVAALVGRTRPLNRITDYRGLYAKNPLSALLLAFFLLCLAGLPPGIIGLFAKVTVFSAAVDAGLGWLAVVMAVNVVIALFYYLQWTALLFRAPEGEPVEHRVPAPVTAAITITAALGIALSGAPQVVLRFADTGLF, from the coding sequence ATGAGCGCCCTGGCCCAGCCACTGGCCGAGTCCCTCGTCCAGTCCGTCGACTGGCTCGCCATCGCGCCGCCCACCGTCACGGCAGTCGTCGGACTCGTCGTCCTCGTGGCCGACCTGTTCCTCGCCGAGACCCGGAAGACACTGCTCGGCTGGGTGTCGGTCGCGGGCCTCGCCGCCTCCGCCGCCCTGTTGCTGCCCCTCCTGGACGGCGACCGGAGCACCTTCTGCCTGACTGGCGCCCCGGACATCTGCAGCTATACGGCCGACCGCTTCACCCTCGTCATCCAGTTCCTGGTCCTCGGCGGCGCCCTCCTGGCCGCCCTGCTGTCGGTGACGGCCCTGAAGGACGCCAACAAGGGACTCCCCGAAGGGGAGTTCTGGTTCCTGCTCCTGTCCTCCGCGGCCGGCGCCGCCCTCCTGCCCGCCTCCCGCGACCTGGCGACCCTCATCGTCGCCCTGGAAGTAGCCTCCCTGCCTGCCTTCGCCCTCGTCGGCCTCCGCCACGGCGACCGGAAGTCCTCCGAGGCGGCGCTGAAGTTCTTCCTGTCCTCGGTGACCGCGACCGCGGTCAGCCTCATGGGCATCAGCTTCGTGTACGCCTCCACCGGCACCCTCTACCTCACCCAGATCGCCGACCGGATCCAGGATGTCGACGGACAGCTCGTCACCCTCACCCAGACCGGCGTCGTCCTCACCCTCGTCGGCTTCGCCTTCAAGACGGCCGCCGTGCCCTTCCACTTCTGGGTTCCCGACACCTACATCGGAGCGCCGCTGCCGGTCGCCGCCTATCTGTCGGTCGTCGGCAAGGCGGTCGGCTTCTCCGGCCTGATCCTCGTCACGGTCATCGCGCTGCCGTCGTACGCCGACGTCTGGGGCCCGGCACTCGCCGCGCTGGCCGCCCTGACCATGACCGTCGGTAACGTCGGCGCCCTGCGCCAGCAGGCCACGCGCGCGTACAGCGCCGTACGACTGCTCGCCTGGTCGTCCGTCGGCCAGGCCGGCTATCTGCTCGTGCCGATCGCCGCCGCCGCGTACTCCGACGACGCCGAGAAGTCCATCGGCTCCACCGTCGCCTACGCGCTCATGTACGCCGCCGTGAACCTCGGCGCCTTCGCGGTGGCCGCACTGGTGGGCCGTACAAGACCCCTCAACCGCATCACCGACTACCGCGGCCTGTACGCGAAGAACCCCCTCTCCGCCCTCCTCCTGGCCTTCTTCCTGCTCTGCCTCGCCGGACTGCCCCCGGGCATCATCGGCCTCTTCGCCAAGGTCACCGTCTTCTCCGCGGCCGTCGACGCGGGCCTCGGCTGGCTCGCCGTGGTGATGGCCGTCAACGTAGTCATCGCGCTGTTCTACTACCTCCAGTGGACGGCCCTGCTCTTCCGCGCCCCGGAGGGCGAGCCCGTCGAGCACCGGGTGCCCGCACCCGTCACCGCGGCGATCACCATCACCGCCGCACTCGGCATCGCTCTCTCCGGAGCGCCCCAGGTGGTCCTGCGCTTCGCCGACACCGGCCTCTTCTGA
- the nuoK gene encoding NADH-quinone oxidoreductase subunit NuoK, whose product MHLAYPGVLSALLFCTGLYGVLARRNAILVLMSVELMLNAVNLNLVAFDVWLSRTAEETLHSGQALTLFTIAIAAAEIGIGLAIVLAVHRNRGTADIDKLRDTAEGHEPESPETDGPAAGAAEKAEATA is encoded by the coding sequence ATGCACCTCGCCTATCCCGGCGTACTCTCCGCCCTCCTCTTCTGCACCGGCCTCTACGGCGTCCTCGCCCGGCGCAACGCGATCCTGGTTCTGATGTCCGTCGAGCTGATGCTCAACGCCGTCAACCTCAACCTCGTCGCCTTCGACGTCTGGCTCAGCAGGACCGCCGAGGAGACCCTGCACTCCGGCCAGGCGCTGACCCTGTTCACCATCGCCATCGCCGCCGCCGAGATCGGCATCGGCCTGGCGATCGTCCTCGCCGTCCACCGCAACCGCGGCACCGCGGACATCGACAAGCTCCGCGACACCGCCGAGGGCCACGAGCCCGAGAGCCCCGAGACCGACGGCCCGGCAGCCGGCGCGGCCGAGAAGGCTGAGGCCACCGCGTGA